One window from the genome of Nicotiana tomentosiformis chromosome 5, ASM39032v3, whole genome shotgun sequence encodes:
- the LOC104113105 gene encoding phosphoenolpyruvate carboxylase kinase 1-like, producing the protein MFETLKTDFQITEEIGRGKFGTIYRCTSKLTGQIFACKTIQKTLLVDSTDRECLNKEPKILQLLSGNSNILQIYKVYEDDNYLHIVTELCSSDDLYERLSNGLFSEKAAAIILRQLVSAINYCHKMGVAHRDIKPDNILFDSQDNLKLADFGYAEWFVGNERKMMKGLVGTPYYVAPEVLLGREYNEKVDIWSAGVMLYIMLSGVAPFCGDTTKEIFEAVLRGNLRFPTRIFGSVSTEVKDLLRKMICKDVSRRFSAEQVLRHPWIINGGETRSMADSRN; encoded by the exons ATGTTTGAAACCTTAAAAACTGACTTCCAAATTACTGAAGAAATTGGCCGTGGTAAATTCGGTACAATATACCGTTGTACATCCAAATTAACTGGTCAAATTTTCGCCTGTAAAACCATTCAAAAAACACTTCTTGTTGATTCCACAGACCGTGAATGTCTAAACAAAGAGCCCAAAATTCTGCAACTTCTGAGTGGAAATTCCAATATTCTTCAAATATATAAGGTTTATGAAGATGATAATTATCTTCATATAGTAACAGAACTCTGCTCTAGCGATGATCTTTACGAGAGGTTATCTAATGGACTATTTTCTGAGAAAGCTGCTGCTATTATTTTAAGGCAATTGGTTTCAGCAATTAATTATTGTCACAAAATGGGAGTGGCACATCGTGATATAAAACCAGATAACATCTTGTTTGATTCCCAG GATAATTTGAAGCTAGCTGATTTTGGATATGCAGAATGGTTTGTGGGGAACGAGAGAAAGATGATGAAAGGGTTGGTAGGGACACCGTACTATGTTGCCCCAGAAGTTTTATTAGGCAGAGAATATAATGAGAAAGTGGATATATGGAGTGCAGGTGTTATGTTGTACATTATGCTTTCTGGGGTTGCACCTTTCTGTGGTGACACTACAAAAGAAATTTTTGAAGCAGTTCTAAGGGGAAATTTGAGGTTTCCGACTAGGATTTTTGGGTCAGTTTCAACTGAAGTCAAGGATTTGCTGAGAAAGATGATATGTAAAGATGTTTCTAGGCGATTTTCTGCAGAGCAAGTACTGA GGCATCCATGGATCATCAATGGCGGAGAAACAAGATCAATGGCTGATAGTAGGAATTGA
- the LOC104113106 gene encoding serine/threonine-protein phosphatase PP1-like — translation MDQNVLDDIISRLLEVKGKPGKQVVLTEAEIKQLCLISKEIFLKQPNLLELEAPIKICGDIHGQYSDLLRLFEYGGLPPQSNYLFLGDYVDRGKQSLETICLLLAYKIKYPENFFLLRGNHECASINRIYGFYDECKRRFNVRLWKIFTDCFNCLPVAALIDEKILCMHGGLSPDLNNLDQIRNLQRPTDVPDAGLLCDLLWSDPSKDVQGWGMNDRGVSYTFGSDKVTEFLEKQDLDLICRAHQVVEDGYEFFANRQLVTIFSAPNYCGEFDNAGAMMSVDETLMCSFQILKPAEKKSKFNFGSTTTAKPGSPTGMKSFFNAKV, via the exons ATGGACCAAAATGTGTTAGATGATATTATAAGTAGGCTTCTTGAAGTAAAGGGTAAGCCAGGGAAGCAAGTAGTGTTAACAGAGGCTGAAATCAAACAGTTGTGTTTGATTTCTAAAGAGATCTTCTTGAAACAGCCTAATTTATTGGAACTTGAAGCACCCATCAAGATTTGTG GTGACATTCATGGTCAATATTCTGATCTTCTGCGGCTTTTTGAGTATGGTGGATTGCCTCCTCAATCAAACTATTTATTTTTAGGGGATTATGTTGATCGTGGCAAGCAGAGCCTAGAGACTATATGTCTTTTACTTGCATACAAGATAAAATATCCCGAAAACTTTTTCTTGCTTAGGGGAAACCATGAATGTGCTTCCATAAACCGCATATATGGATTTTATGATGAATGTAAGAGAAGATTTAATGTTAGATTATGGAAAATCTTCACAGATTGCTTCAATTGTCTGCCGGTGGCTGCCTTAATAGATGAAAAAATTCTATGTATGCACGGAGGCCTCTCTCCCGATTTGAACAATTTAGACCAAATCAGAAATCTCCAGCGCCCGACGGATGTGCCGGATGCCGGTTTGCTCTGTGATTTGCTTTGGTCTGATCCTAGTAAAGATGTTCAGGGATGGGGAATGAACGACCGCGGAGTTTCATACACTTTTGGCTCAGATAAGGTGACGGAATTTCTTGAGAAGCAGGATTTGGATCTTATCTGCCGTGCTCACCAG GTGGTGGAGGATGGGTATGAGTTTTTTGCTAATCGGCAACTCGTAACCATATTTTCTGCACCTAATTATTGTGGAGAGTTTGACAATGCTGGCGCTATGATGAGCGTAGATGAGACGCTAATGTGTTCCTTTCAAATACTAAAACCTGCTGAAAAGAAGTCCAAATTCAACTTTGGAAGTACAACTACTGCTAAACCGGGATCTCCCACTGGAATGAAG TCCTTTTTTAATGCCAAAGTGTGA